From the genome of Vicia villosa cultivar HV-30 ecotype Madison, WI linkage group LG2, Vvil1.0, whole genome shotgun sequence, one region includes:
- the LOC131646880 gene encoding protein RALF-like 34, which translates to MAFSTPFNLILTILLSLTLFTVKNIHVDAQIEETTTLNLSSDVLEWPTTMSSLYNEEEDMDSDDFSRRSLFWSRVKYYISYGALAANRIPCPPRSGRSYYTHKCYEARGPVHPYTRGCSAITRCRR; encoded by the coding sequence ATGGCTTTCTCTACTCCTTTCAATCTCATTCTCACCATTCTACTATCTCTCACTCTCTTCACCGTCAAAAACATTCACGTTGACGCACAGATCGAAGAAACAACAACCTTGAACCTTAGTTCTGATGTTCTAGAATGGCCGACAACAATGTCATCACTTTACAATGAAGAAGAAGACATGGACAGTGATGATTTCAGTCGAAGATCTTTGTTCTGGAGTAGAGTGAAATACTATATCTCGTACGGTGCTCTTGCTGCTAACAGAATCCCTTGTCCTCCTCGTTCTGGTAGATCTTATTACACTCACAAGTGTTATGAAGCTAGAGGACCTGTTCATCCTTATACTAGAGGCTGTTCTGCTATCACGCGATGCAGGAGATGA